Within the Serratia sp. UGAL515B_01 genome, the region AGGCGCATTTGTTCCATTTGTTACTCTGGGCGATCCAAACCCGACGCTCTCTTTGCAGATTATCGATACATTGGTAGAAAACGGCGCTGACGCTTTAGAACTGGGGATCCCATTCTCTGACCCACTGGCTGATGGACCTACCATTCAGAATGCGACATTACGGGCTTTTTCCTCCGGCGTCACGCCAACGCACTGTTTTGAAATGCTGGCGACCATTCGTCAAAAGCACCCCACTATCCCTATCGGTCTGCTGATGTATGCCAATCTGGTGTTCCACCGAGGCATCGATGCTTTTTATCAGCGCTGTGCGGAAGTTGGGGTTGATTCAGTGCTGATTGCCGACGTTCCGTTCGAAGAGTCCGCACCTTTTCGTGCAGCGGCGACTCGCCACGCCATTGCGCCTATCTATATTTGCCCGCCTAATGCAGAAGAGGATTTACTGCGAGAGATCTCTTCACATGGCCGTGGCTACACTTACCTTCTCTCCCGTGCGGGAGTGACCGGTACCGAAAGCCGTGCGCAGCTGCCACTTGATCACTTAATCAATAAACTGCACGAATATCATGCAGCACCGGCGTTACAGGGCTTTGGCATCTCAGAGCCTTCGCAGGTAAAAGAGGCATTAGCCGCGGGTGCTGCAGGGGCCATCTCGGGTTCAGCAATCGTTCGAATAATTGAACAAAATCTGGCACAACCGACAGAAATGCTGGCAAAACTGGGAGAATTTGTTCGCGAAATGAAAGCGGCAACCCGAGTTTAAAAAACAATGTCCTGACCAAAAGCCAGGACATTGTCAGTAGTCTGACAGCCCCAGATTGGGGCTGTGACTCTAAGAGCAATGATTATTTACCTAGGTAGGCGTTAAGCATCCAAACCTGTTTTTCCTGCTCTTTAATATAATCACTCATCAGTGAGGATGTGCCTTCATCTCCAGCATCTGCCGCTAACGTTAACAGCTCACGCTGCTGCTTCAACAAAATGCCGTAACCATCCAACAAACCGCGTAGAGTGCCTTTATCGTCGGTGACATTAGTATCTTCTTTGATATCTGCCGTTTTCAGATAGTGACTAAAAGCATGAATAGGCTGCGAACCTAGCGTCAGAATACGTTCGGCCAATTCATCAACCTTAGTCAGCAGGTCGTTGTAGGTTTCTTCAAATTTAGCATGCAACTCAAAGAATTGTGGCCCGGATATGTTCCAATGGTAGCCACGAACATTCATATATAGCACTTGATAGTTTGCCAGTAAGGCGTTCAAAGCTTCTGAAAGTTTTGCAGATTGTTTGGTATCGAGGCCGATATGCGTTTTTGCTGTTTTCTTGTTCGTTGCCATAATAATCTTCTCCTGATTATTTGTTTCGATTGTCTACAGAGTGATAGCCATGTACATAGAATAACCGGACATTTCATGGTGAAAAAGACGGTAGAATGCATCAATATAATCGTTTAAACCAATGAAGTTATACCAAGTTACTTCAATATGCCGGTAAACAGCAACTGAAGAGCGCCACTGAAACCAACCCGAGTCAGTAACAGGGGAGAGTGACAAGTCTACCGGAAAAAATTAGTCGGGAACCGATTTGAATGCCGCAAAGTAGCAGCCTACCAGGAAATCTCAAGGAGATGATTTCTAATAGGCTTGTCTATGTATTACAAATTTCAATAAATAGGAAGCAGGGTTACAAATATAAAAGGTGAGTCATTATTGCAGCAGAATAATTAAATGTGATAAATGTCACCTTTTCATGCAACATGATGGCTATTTTCATCGTTTTGTTTTTATACTGATATGCACTTTACCTATAACTGTATAACGAGTGCATATCATGATTGATCCCCGCCTGCCTCTTACCGATATTCACCGCCATCTGGACGGCAATATACGCGCGCAAACTATTCTCGATCTTGGTCGCCAATTCAATATCACCTTACCCGCAGATAATTTGTCCGCCTTGTGCCCGCATGTACAAATTACCCATGCAGAACCTGACCTGATGAGTTTTCTGCGGAAACTGGATTGGGGTGTAGCGGTATTAGGCGATCTGGATGCCTGCCGTCGCGTAGCCTATGAAAACGTCGAAGATGCAGCAAACGCTGGCATACACTACGCAGAACTGCGCTTTTCCCCTTATTATATGGCAATGAAACACCAGCTACCGTTGGCGGGCGTCGTCGAAGCCGTGATTGAAGGGGTTCATTCCGGTTGTCGCGACCATGATCTTGATGTGCGCCTGATTGGCATTTTGAGCCGTACCTTTGGCGCACAGGCTGGAATGAAAGAGCTTGAAAGTTTGCTGAACCACCGTGACAGCATTACCGCACTGGATCTGGCCGGTGATGAACTGGGATCACCCGGCAACCTGTTCCTCAACCACTTTAACCGTGCCCGTGATGCAGGCTTACACATTACGGTACATGCGGGTGAAGCAGCCGGCCCAGAAAGCATTTGGCAGGCTATTCGCGAGCTGGGAGCTGAACGTATCGGCCACGGAGTTAAAGCAGTCAATGACGCGGCGCTAATGGATTTTCTGGCGGTACACGCTATAGGTATTGAATCCTGTCTGACGTCAAATATTCAAACCAGTACAGTGTCTTCTTTAGCGCAGCATCCGCTGGCTACCTTTCTGCGTCACGGTGTACTCGCCTCCATCAATACCGACGACCCTGCTGTTCAAGGCATTGAGATCGAACATGAATATCTCGTAGCAGCACCGAAAGCCGGGCTGACCGCACAAGAGATCCGTACCGCACAGGAAAACGGCCTGAAAATGGCCTTCCTCAACGAACAGGAAAAGAAAGCATTACGAGAAAAAGTATTAAGCTATGCGCTCTGATTGACCATGCATGCTCACATGCTAAGGCATAAAGTCTAGACCGACTTATACAGTCCCAATTCAATGGCCTACACCACTGAATTGTGGGAAATAGGTCACTACCGCCTAGCATCAGCTAATATTGCAAAACGCCGACAACTTGGATTATTTCTCATGCTTGTTGTTTTATTTGGTTAATGCAGCGGTTTCCCGTTGCTGAGCCATTTTGCGTGCATAGCGCTGCGCAAGGACAGAGCACACCATTAACTGTACCTGATGGAAAATCATCAGAGGTAAAACCATAGCGCCAACGGCTGAGACAGGGAATAAAACATTAGCCATGGGAATACCATTTGCCAGGCTCTTTTTCGAACCACAAAACACAATGGCGATTTCATCAGCGGTGTTGAAGCCCATCCAACGCGCGGTACAGGTATTGATAATCAGCACCACCATCAACAACACCAATGACAGCAACAGGATCGTCAGTAACGAAGCACCATCAATAGTGCTCCAAATCCCTTCAATCACTGCCGCGCTGAAGGCGGTATAAACCACCAGCAGGATCGATGAGCGGTCAGTCATACTGATCAACTGGCGATGACGATCGACCCATTTGCCGATCAGTGGCCTCGCCAGGTGCCCCACAATAAATGGCACCATCAGCTGTAGAATAATCGCCCCTATGGCATGCAACACATCGGTATCATCACCCTGATTTTTCATCAATGCTCCCACCAGCAGTGGTGAGAGAAACACACCAAGAATACTGGATGCAGAAGCACTGCAGATCGCAGCAGCTACATTGCCCCCCGCAACAGAGGTGAACGCAATTGCAGACTGAACTGTGGCAGGTAAAGCACACAAATAAAGAAAGCCCAGGTAAACAGTGGGTGTCAATATGTCGGGTACTAGCAGATCCATCGCCAGGCCAAGAAGTGGAAATAGCGCAAAAGTACTCAGAAATACCACCAAATGCAGTTTCCAGTGGCTCATCCCAGCAATAATCGCCTGGCGGGACAACTTTGCCCCATGCATAAAAAACAGTAAAGCAATGGCAGTAGTGGTCAGATGTTGAAAAAAGATCTTCCAACTCCCTTCGCAGGGAAAAAACGAAGCTAATAGAACAACAATAACCAACACCAGCAAGAAATTATCAATACGCAGACGCTGCAACCAAGACATTATGCAGAATTCCTTAGATTTAGACCGTTTAAACGCTAAGAACCTAGGTTCGAAGCAACAGCTAGCGCTTTTTGCTGGTTAGCCGATTCGATACCCAGCTCGATCAATTCCATCACTTCAATCGCTTCACTAGCCGGTACGGGATTAACACCTTCACCGTTAATCGCATCACGAATGGCGGCATAGTAGGCGGGATAGTTCCCTGGAATAGTCAACAGTGGCTTTTCGAACAACTCACCGTCACGTGACAATGTCACGACTCCGTCACGCATGTCATAACCCCAATCCGCCTGTGGCAAGCGCTCACCGGCTTTCAGACGATCCTCTTGCGGGTCTAGACCAAATTTGATAAAGCTCCCCTCCGTTCCATGAACGATATAGCGCGCACTTTCCGCTGCGGCCAACACCGTCCCATGCAGTACCACGCGACGCTGGCCATAATTAAGTACCGCATGGAAGTAATCTACCGACTGGGCAGCTGAGCGCAGTGCCGCCAGATCGACGAATAATGTCTGTGGTTTACCAAACAACTGCAACGCTTGGTCTAACAGGTGCGGTCCTAAATCATACCAAATACCGCTCCCTACTCCGCCTTGCTCACGCCAACGTTGACGCACTTGCGGGCGGTAGCGATCAAAATGGGACTCAAAATAGACGACGTCACCGAGTAAGTTCTCATTGAGCAAAGCCTTCAAGGTCAAGAAGTCACTGTCCCAACGGCGATTATGAAATACTGAAAGTAATCGTCCAGTCTGTTCCGCCTGATGTTGCAACTCGTGTGCTTGTGACAACGTCACGGTAAATGGTTTATCCACCACCACATGCTTACCCGCCGCCAGTGCCTGTTGAGCCAGCGGGAAATGCGTATCGTTTGGCGTTGGGATCACAATCAGGTCAATCGAAGGATCGCTAAACAGCGATTGCGGATCATTTACAACAGTTACTGACGACCAGTCGGCGTAGACTTTAGCCGCATCGCTGCTGGAAACAGCGGCCAACTCCATACCAGACGTTCCCGCTATCAATGGAGCATGAAATGTTTTACTGGCAAACCCATAACCTACCAAGCCTACCCGGATTTTTTCAGTCATCTTGTTTCCTCGTTCAGAGTAACGATTTTCACCCAGGTATGTCGCTGTGTGAAAGGCATAAAATAATTTGACACTATGATGCCAGCAGGAACAACAAGTAAATTAACTATTGACGGGTAAAACGGAAACACCTGACTCGATAGCGCTCCTAACATGAAAAATATTAATTTAGTGCATGAGTGCAAACCGTTATTTTGTTTCGAATGTTTAAATGTAGTTTCAATTTTGTTATATCCAGCAATGATGCTATAAGGTCACTCAATCCATGAACACCCCACCTAAGCTTTGGCTTAACCATATAATAAATAAAATACAATATCCGCTACTTACCGGTTTAGTTTGCACATTACTGACAGCCTGTAATCCAACCTCAACACAAGATTTGGCAACAGCCACTGGCACTTCAAGCGATCCCGTAACGCCCGTAGACCCAACGCCTACCGAGGAGCCGACGCCTGAGCCCCTTACCGCACAACAAGCCTGCGATAAACTCAATGATTTCACCCTACCAGCCTCATCCTTAATCTTGCCCACAGGGGAAGTTCACGTGGTTTCAGCCACGCTGATCCTCACTGATACTATTGGAAATACCTTAGGTGAGTATTGTCAGGTACGCGGAAAAATTTTTTCCGCGACGGGCAGTGCGCCAGAGATCAATTTTGCCGTTAATCTCCCCACACATTGGAACAATAAAGCGATCCACTTTGGTGGTGGAGGGTTTAATGGACGGCTGATTGATGGCACGGAAACAGTACGTTTTTCCCTACCGAGTAATCCAGCTCCGCTTGCACAAGGCTATGCCACCTGGGGTGATGATTCTGGCCACCAGAGCGGGAGTATTACCGATGGTAGTTTTGCCATGGATGATGAGGCGTTAGCCAACTACGGCGGCGACACATTGAAAAAAACCCATGATGTTGCATTACTGCTGCTAAAACAGCGTTACAACACATTGCCACAATATAGTTATTTTCTTGGCACATCTACCGGTGGGCGCGATGCATTGGCCTATATCCAGCGCTGGCCGCTTGATTATGACGGCGTGATTGCTAATGAACCGGCGCTAAATTACAGCGCTACTCGGCTGTCAAACGTGGCGGTGGGCCGGGCTCTGTATCTTGATGGTGGGGCGGGCTGGCTGAATATCAATAAAACCCTGCTAGTACAACAGGCAGCAATGGCAGCCTGCGATCGACTGGATGGGGCTACGGATAATGTCATCAGTAATGTGGAAGGATGCCGTGCGGGGGGCGCACAGGTCTTAGCTAATCTACGCTGTCCTGGTGGTATAGATAGCGGTGATACCTGCCTCTCGGATGCCCAGATTGCTACCGTCAAGGTTATCGAGTCGCCATTACAGCTGAACTATGCGCTGGCTAATGGCGTAACAGTCGCTGGAGGTTATAATCTGCTAGAAGGTACACTCGTTGCCGGCTCTTTCACCACGCGCAATCTGGGAACTCGCTCGACCCCCGGTAACCCCGCCGTTAAGGCGGATGCAAATATGTATGTGACTGGCGATCAGTGGGTAAAATATTTCATCACTCGCGACGCCTCCTTCAATGCACTGACCTTTAATCCCGCTGATCCAGATAGTTACACTTCCCGAGTACAACAGGTCTCTGCATTGACCGATGCCACCAACCCAGACATCTCAGAATTTCTAGGTCATCGGCATCGTCTTATCCTGCTGCACGGCCTTGCTGACGAAGTCATCAGTCCAAATTCCACTATCGCCTGGTACCAGGCTGTGATTAATCAGGTCGGGCAGGAGGCTACCCATCAGGGAATTCGTTTTTATACTGTCCCGGGTATGGGGCATGGTACAGGCAGCTTTTTGCCTGCGTGGAACTCATTAGCAGCGTTGGAAAACTGGGTCGAGCATGGTGTGGCCCCCGGTAATCGCTGGGTAATGGATATTAACGCGAAAACCTTTGGGCGAACCAGACCACTCTGCCAGTATCCTTCATGGCCAAAATATCACGGTTCCGGCAGTCTTGATGCGGCAATAAACTACAGCTGCACCGATAGCACCAACATTCTTCCACAGGCTTGCTCCAACTTGCCTACGACCGCGACAACCTACAAAGGAGGCAATACGTTTGGTGAAGAATTGACCATAAACTTCGATCCTACAACCATGAACTACAGCATTACCATTGATGCCAGCCTGCAACGTCCGGCGGGTACGCTGCGCAGTGGTACTCTGATTGTCCAGAATGGCTGTACCTTCAGTAGTGACGAGAATGGCGCGTTGTTCACCTTTACCGGAG harbors:
- a CDS encoding tannase/feruloyl esterase family alpha/beta hydrolase, whose amino-acid sequence is MNTPPKLWLNHIINKIQYPLLTGLVCTLLTACNPTSTQDLATATGTSSDPVTPVDPTPTEEPTPEPLTAQQACDKLNDFTLPASSLILPTGEVHVVSATLILTDTIGNTLGEYCQVRGKIFSATGSAPEINFAVNLPTHWNNKAIHFGGGGFNGRLIDGTETVRFSLPSNPAPLAQGYATWGDDSGHQSGSITDGSFAMDDEALANYGGDTLKKTHDVALLLLKQRYNTLPQYSYFLGTSTGGRDALAYIQRWPLDYDGVIANEPALNYSATRLSNVAVGRALYLDGGAGWLNINKTLLVQQAAMAACDRLDGATDNVISNVEGCRAGGAQVLANLRCPGGIDSGDTCLSDAQIATVKVIESPLQLNYALANGVTVAGGYNLLEGTLVAGSFTTRNLGTRSTPGNPAVKADANMYVTGDQWVKYFITRDASFNALTFNPADPDSYTSRVQQVSALTDATNPDISEFLGHRHRLILLHGLADEVISPNSTIAWYQAVINQVGQEATHQGIRFYTVPGMGHGTGSFLPAWNSLAALENWVEHGVAPGNRWVMDINAKTFGRTRPLCQYPSWPKYHGSGSLDAAINYSCTDSTNILPQACSNLPTTATTYKGGNTFGEELTINFDPTTMNYSITIDASLQRPAGTLRSGTLIVQNGCTFSSDENGALFTFTGGGVLSGGVAKVSESEFLPLVAFQNVSDDYKAIADIYNVTGIQYSLSNDNGIPLSGSARLRSSAATWQTCRDPNTQGFIIYDANCSLSAKGYIAWNNDRNAFDYFIGGTPANKDGKLSGSIISGMVNGKPVPLVLTRSDYYYGMEFYAPQPSALPLATGAADGNYHVMTTEVDQFDIELSGSTVFQGNTYGELTYNQPVLGVINTAGTIIGSYTTNGGILSLITDDSFGLGLLY
- the trpA gene encoding tryptophan synthase subunit alpha, which produces MDRYQQLFKRLENNKEGAFVPFVTLGDPNPTLSLQIIDTLVENGADALELGIPFSDPLADGPTIQNATLRAFSSGVTPTHCFEMLATIRQKHPTIPIGLLMYANLVFHRGIDAFYQRCAEVGVDSVLIADVPFEESAPFRAAATRHAIAPIYICPPNAEEDLLREISSHGRGYTYLLSRAGVTGTESRAQLPLDHLINKLHEYHAAPALQGFGISEPSQVKEALAAGAAGAISGSAIVRIIEQNLAQPTEMLAKLGEFVREMKAATRV
- a CDS encoding bile acid:sodium symporter family protein, with protein sequence MSWLQRLRIDNFLLVLVIVVLLASFFPCEGSWKIFFQHLTTTAIALLFFMHGAKLSRQAIIAGMSHWKLHLVVFLSTFALFPLLGLAMDLLVPDILTPTVYLGFLYLCALPATVQSAIAFTSVAGGNVAAAICSASASSILGVFLSPLLVGALMKNQGDDTDVLHAIGAIILQLMVPFIVGHLARPLIGKWVDRHRQLISMTDRSSILLVVYTAFSAAVIEGIWSTIDGASLLTILLLSLVLLMVVLIINTCTARWMGFNTADEIAIVFCGSKKSLANGIPMANVLFPVSAVGAMVLPLMIFHQVQLMVCSVLAQRYARKMAQQRETAALTK
- a CDS encoding Dps family protein, giving the protein MATNKKTAKTHIGLDTKQSAKLSEALNALLANYQVLYMNVRGYHWNISGPQFFELHAKFEETYNDLLTKVDELAERILTLGSQPIHAFSHYLKTADIKEDTNVTDDKGTLRGLLDGYGILLKQQRELLTLAADAGDEGTSSLMSDYIKEQEKQVWMLNAYLGK
- a CDS encoding oxidoreductase, translated to MTEKIRVGLVGYGFASKTFHAPLIAGTSGMELAAVSSSDAAKVYADWSSVTVVNDPQSLFSDPSIDLIVIPTPNDTHFPLAQQALAAGKHVVVDKPFTVTLSQAHELQHQAEQTGRLLSVFHNRRWDSDFLTLKALLNENLLGDVVYFESHFDRYRPQVRQRWREQGGVGSGIWYDLGPHLLDQALQLFGKPQTLFVDLAALRSAAQSVDYFHAVLNYGQRRVVLHGTVLAAAESARYIVHGTEGSFIKFGLDPQEDRLKAGERLPQADWGYDMRDGVVTLSRDGELFEKPLLTIPGNYPAYYAAIRDAINGEGVNPVPASEAIEVMELIELGIESANQQKALAVASNLGS
- the add gene encoding adenosine deaminase, with product MIDPRLPLTDIHRHLDGNIRAQTILDLGRQFNITLPADNLSALCPHVQITHAEPDLMSFLRKLDWGVAVLGDLDACRRVAYENVEDAANAGIHYAELRFSPYYMAMKHQLPLAGVVEAVIEGVHSGCRDHDLDVRLIGILSRTFGAQAGMKELESLLNHRDSITALDLAGDELGSPGNLFLNHFNRARDAGLHITVHAGEAAGPESIWQAIRELGAERIGHGVKAVNDAALMDFLAVHAIGIESCLTSNIQTSTVSSLAQHPLATFLRHGVLASINTDDPAVQGIEIEHEYLVAAPKAGLTAQEIRTAQENGLKMAFLNEQEKKALREKVLSYAL